The genome window CGCAGGCCGGCCGCGCGCAACTGCTGGGCGAGCCAGATCGTGAGTGGGGTCTTGCCGGTGCCGCCGATGAAGATGTTCCCGACCACGATCACCGGCGCCGGCAGGCCCTCGGACTTCAGCAGTTTCAGGCGGAACAGCAGCAGGCGCAGCGCGGCCAGCGCGCGGAACAAGAGGGCCAGCGGCAGCAGCGCCCAGGCCAGCGGGCCGCGCCGCAGCCAGGCGCGGGTCAGGGTCGATTCGAGCGTGGAAGCCATGGGGAGGCAGCGGCGGCGCGCGGTCGGCGCGCCTGGCCGCTTACTTCTTGTTGCCGGTCTGGGCGGCGAAAGTCAGCTTGTCGTAGCCGGCCACGCGCGCCGCTTCCAGCACGTTGATCACCATCTGGTGCATCGCGAACTGGTCGGCATTGACGATCACGACCGGGCTGGCGACCACCCGGCCATCCTGGCTGCGCGCGGCGTTCTTCAGGTCCTGGGCCAGGCCGGCCACGCTGTGGAAGGACACCGGCACGTTGTTCACCGTGTAGTTGCCCTTGGCGTCGATGGTGACGTTGATCTCGAAGGGCTTTTCCTGCTGCTTCTCAGCCTCGGCCGTCGGCAGGGTGATCTGCAGCTCGGTGAACTTGCTGTAGGTGGTCGAGACCATCAGGAAGATCAGCACCACCAGCAGCACGTCGATGAAGGGGATCAGGTTGATCTCCGGTTCCTCGGGCCGGCGGCCGCGTCGGAAATTCATCATTTGCGGGACCCGTGCACGACGTCGACGAACTTCACCGCCTGCAGCTCCATGTCGACCACGTAGCTGTCGACCAGGTTGCGGAAGTGGCGGTAGAAGACCAGGGCCGGCATCGCGATCGCCAGGCCGAAGCCGGTGTTATACAGGGCCACCGAGATGCCGTGCGCGAGCTGGGCCGGGTTGTTGCCGGTCGGGCTCTGGGCGCCGAAGATCTCGATCATGCCGACCACGGTGCCGAACAGGCCCATCAGCGGGGCGAGCGAGGCGATGGTGCCGAGGGTGGTCAGGAAGCGTTCCAGGCCGTGGGCCACGCCGCGGCCGGCCTCTTCGATCGACTCCTTCATCACGTCGCGCGGGGCGTCGACGTTGCGCAGGGCGGCGGCCAGCACGGTGCCGAGGGGCGAGTTGTGTTCCAGCTTGTCGACCACGTCGGGCGTGACCTTGCCGCTGCGGTAGACGCGGATCACTTCGTCGAGCAGGGCCTTGGGGAGAATCTTCTCGCGGCGCAGGTAGATGAGGCGTTCGACGATCAGGGCAACGGCGACGATCGACGCGATCAGCAGCAGCCAGATGGGCCAACCTGCAGCTTGAAAGATGGCGAGCAAGAGAAACTCCTATACGTTGGGAAAAATCACTCGGCAATGTAACAAGTTGGGAGCCGTGCGGCAAGTAGAGTTCTTCTTGGGAGCCGTGCGGCAAGTAGAGTTCTTCACAACTTCTGTGGATAAAATTGTGCGCAAGGCCCTCCTCCGGCGCTAAGCACCTTGATTCATAAGAAGATTTTGTTTCTGCGCAAGAAATCGGCAGCGAAAGGACCACGGAAGGGTGCGAGGATGACACCGTCATCGAAGCGTCATCTTTCCGACAGCGGTTTGTAGTTGCGAACAATTTTTGTGGACAAGATTGTGTGCAATGCCTTTCCACACTACTTAAGTCTTTGATTCCCTTGAAAGTTTTTCCAAAGATCAAAATTTGAGCACCACGGAAGAGCTGTACTTGGCGTTCAGTTCGGTGCGGTTCCTCACATTTTTTGTGGACAAAAGTGTGAGCAAGGCCCCTTTTTGACAGCTAAGTGCTTGATCTATTTCATGAAAATGACACCGCTCAAAATTTCATCAACTCAGCCTTATACACAATTTCCACTGTCTTATGCGCCTGGAATGCCCGCTTTATTTGCCTTTTTACCCGTCCATGCACGCAATGTTCGGCTGTTCACATTTTTTGTGGATAACGATGTGAGAAAGGATCAGTTTTCATATCCAAGTCCTTGATTTGATTGAACTCGACCTGCCGTGCCTTTCAAATAGGCAATGCCCCGGGGAGCACTTCGGGAACCGCTTGCAGCCCGCGACCAAGGCTGAAAGGCGAGTATTGTCCCCGGGTACCGGCCCCGAATTGTGCACATGTTTTGTGGACAACATTGTGCGCAAGGCCACTTTCCTAGAGGTAAGTTGTTGATTTTCCTCAATAAAGTTTCTAAGCATCATTTTTAAGCACGCTTGATCACCGAGCCGGTTGGCAAGCTCAGTTGGTGTCCGAGGTCCTGGTCACCATTTCGCTATGCACAGTTTTTGTGGACAAGCATGTGACAAAGCCCACCCCAGCACAGCTAAGTACTTGATCCACAAGGAAACACCCTATCCTGCCCAAATCGCATGCACTCTTCTGTCTTATGCATGAGTTCCCCACAGTTTTTGTGGATAAAAGTGGGGTCTTTGAGGAATACCGCTCTGTAAGCTATTGATTTGAAACGAGTTCAATAGATTGCATTGAAAAGCGGCAGCAATCGCCCCCGCAGCGGCGGCTGTTCCATATCACGCTCCCCTTGTTCTTTGGCGGCAGATGTGACATAAGCATCACCTTTGCCTTTTCCACATTCGCCATGCAACGCCCGCTCGATGCCGACCCTGCCTACACCGCGCCGCCGGTGCTGACCGTCACCGCCCTCAACCAGCAGGTGGCCCGCCTGCTCGAACGCAGTTTCCCCCTGGTCTGGATCGGCGGCGAGATCTCCAACTTCACGCGCGCCAGTTCCGGCCATTGGTATTTCACGCTCAAGGACGACGCCGCCCAGGTGCGCGCCGTGATGTTCCGCAGCCGCGCCCAGATGGCGGGCTTCACCCCGCGCGAAGGCGACAAGGTCGAGGTGCGCGCCCTGGTCACGCTCTACGGCGCGCGCGGCGACTACCAGATCAATGTCGAGGCGATCCGCCGCGCCGGCGTCGGCCAGCTCTACGAGGCCTTCCTGCGCCTGAAGGAAAAGCTGGCGGCCCAGGGCCTGTTCGACCCGGAGCGCAAGCGCGCCCTGCCGCTCTTCCCGCGCACCATCGGCATCGTCACGAGTCCCCAGGCGGCCGCCCTGCGCGACGTGCTGACCGCCCTGCGCCGCCGCGCGCCCCACGTGAAGGTGGTGCTCTACCCGGCGCCCGTGCAGGGCCAGTTCGCGGCCGACAAGATCGCCGAGGCCATCATGACCGCCTCGCGCCGCGCCCACACCCAGGGCGAGGCCGACGTCCTGATCGTCTGCCGCGGCGGCGGCTCGATCGAGGACCTGTGGTGCTTCAACGAGGAATGCGTGGCGCGCGCCATCGCCGCCTGCAGCATTCCGGTGATCTCGGGCGTGGGCCACGAGACCGACTTCACCATCGCCGACTTCGCCGCCGACGTGCGCGCCGCCACCCCGACCGCCGCCGCCGAGCTGGCCGCCACGCCGCGCGCCGACTGGATGGCCTCGCTCTCGGCCGACGCCACCGACCTGCGCCGCGCCATGCGCCGCAGCCTGTCCGACGCCGGCCAGGGCCTGGACGGCCTGAGCCGCCGACTGCTCAGCCCTGTCGAGCGCATCGGCCACCAGCGCCTCAGGCTGCTGGCCCTGGCCACCGCCATGGGTCACGCGGCCCAGGCGCCGCTCAACCGCCAGTCGCTGGTGCTGGCCCAGCTGCGCCAGCGCTGGTCGCGCCACCGCCCCGACATGGGCGCGCTGCGCGCCCGGCTGCTGGCCGACGGGCGCCATCTGAACGCGAGCCTGTGCAGCCAGGTCAAACAGCGGCGCGACCGCCTGGAGGCCCTGGCGGCCCAGCTCGAACTGCTGAACCCGCAGCGCACGCTGGAGCGCGGCTATGCCATCGTGCGCGACGGCAAGGGACAGGTGCTGCGCGACCCGGCCGCCATCCATGCGCGCGACACCCTCACCGTGCGGCTGGCCGCCGGCAGCGCCGAAATCGCCGTGGCCAGCGTCCAGAGCGTGCTCGAGTGAGCAGCCGCGTTTCAGAAGCCATTTATGCAACATTGCGCCAACCGGTTTAGAATAAGCGCCGCTTCGGAACAAACCCGTTTCCAATCACGAAAAGGAATAGAACATGGAACATACCCTGCCGCCGCTGCCGTATGCCAAGGACGCCCTCCAGCCGCACATCTCGGCCGAGACCCTGGAATATCACCACGGTAAGCACCACCAGACCTATGTGACCAATCTGAACAACCTGATCAAGGGCACCGAGTACGAAAACATGTCCCTGGAAGAGATCATCAAGAAATCTTCCGGCGGCCTGTTCAACAACTCGGCC of Massilia sp. KIM contains these proteins:
- the xseA gene encoding exodeoxyribonuclease VII large subunit — protein: MQRPLDADPAYTAPPVLTVTALNQQVARLLERSFPLVWIGGEISNFTRASSGHWYFTLKDDAAQVRAVMFRSRAQMAGFTPREGDKVEVRALVTLYGARGDYQINVEAIRRAGVGQLYEAFLRLKEKLAAQGLFDPERKRALPLFPRTIGIVTSPQAAALRDVLTALRRRAPHVKVVLYPAPVQGQFAADKIAEAIMTASRRAHTQGEADVLIVCRGGGSIEDLWCFNEECVARAIAACSIPVISGVGHETDFTIADFAADVRAATPTAAAELAATPRADWMASLSADATDLRRAMRRSLSDAGQGLDGLSRRLLSPVERIGHQRLRLLALATAMGHAAQAPLNRQSLVLAQLRQRWSRHRPDMGALRARLLADGRHLNASLCSQVKQRRDRLEALAAQLELLNPQRTLERGYAIVRDGKGQVLRDPAAIHARDTLTVRLAAGSAEIAVASVQSVLE
- a CDS encoding MotA/TolQ/ExbB proton channel family protein, with protein sequence MLAIFQAAGWPIWLLLIASIVAVALIVERLIYLRREKILPKALLDEVIRVYRSGKVTPDVVDKLEHNSPLGTVLAAALRNVDAPRDVMKESIEEAGRGVAHGLERFLTTLGTIASLAPLMGLFGTVVGMIEIFGAQSPTGNNPAQLAHGISVALYNTGFGLAIAMPALVFYRHFRNLVDSYVVDMELQAVKFVDVVHGSRK
- a CDS encoding biopolymer transporter ExbD, whose protein sequence is MNFRRGRRPEEPEINLIPFIDVLLVVLIFLMVSTTYSKFTELQITLPTAEAEKQQEKPFEINVTIDAKGNYTVNNVPVSFHSVAGLAQDLKNAARSQDGRVVASPVVIVNADQFAMHQMVINVLEAARVAGYDKLTFAAQTGNKK